CAATCGAAAAGTTTCTGTATCAAGGCCAAGTGATCGAAAACGACTTGGCTCAGGTTTACAGTACCTTTGAAGGAATGGTGCACTCAGAAGCAGCCAAGCAGCGCATTGTCATGGAGCGACTGGGGCGCACCATATCGGTGCTGGCTTTTATGACCCTGATACTGATACTAGGACTTCTGATTTCATTATTTAGACTTAAACGCGAACACCAAAAAGTTAAGCGCCTCAGTCAGTTTGATGAGCTAACAAAATTAGGCAATCGTCGCTATTTGCTGAGCTTTGCAGAACATTGTTGTAAACATAGCCAGCGCTCTGGTAGTCCTTTGGGCTTGATTCTTATTGATATTGACAACTTCAAGTATATAAATGACACATTTGGTCATCCTGCCGGTGATCTAATACTTCAGGTAGTTGCGGGAGTGCTAAAAGATGAAGCTCGCAAAATAGATGTGTTAGCTCGGATTGGAGGTGAAGAGTTCTGTATACTATTACCAGATACAGATGTTGATGGCGCCATGCAGCTAGCAGAACGGCTGCGTAAAAAAACGAGTGATCTAACACAAAAACAATTAGGCGTTGCTACCTCAGTTACAATGAGTCTAGGAGTAGCGATAGCATGTAAAAACGAAGCTACTTTTAAGCATCTTTATGCACGTGCAGACAAAGCTTTGTATCAAGCAAAAATGCATGGTCGCAACCGGATAGAATTCGGTTAGGGGAAATATATAGATCATCCTGCTGCTATAGGTTTAAAAAGTAGTTTGCATTTTCTGGTTATTCCCAGAGCGGCATATAAAAATACTCCTTTCACCAGCATCAATATTTCACCAATTTGGTGTAATAACACGCGCTATCCGCTTTGACACTTTAATCAGAGCTGTGTAGTGGCATAGTGAATTTGGCCGTCTAATTACAGGTGCTAATATGCACCAATAAACAAATAGATGGCAGCATGGCTAGAACGCCAAAACGTAATTTCAGCCCTGAATTCCGGCTCGAAGTAGCACAGCTGGTCGTCGTATCAGGTATGCTCTTGGCTTGCCGTTTCTGCTGCACCTGCTAAGGACATTGCTATGCGTTTCTCAACACCGGTTGCCATTACGTCGCTTGTGATGATGTCTACGTTAATGCTGACTACTTCGCTTCTGGCGCAGGATGCCCATATTGGCAGCGTGCGTACAGAGTTTAGGTTGATCGGACCGAACAGTACGATTGAAGTGGAGCGCTTTGACGACCCGAAAGTACAAGGGATTTCCTGCTATCTTTCCTACTCCCAAGTGGGCGGGATTTCAGGTGCGGTAGGGCTTGCTGAGGAAGCTAGCGAGGCGAGCGTGGCGTGTCGGCAAACGGGAGAGATCGTCTTCGACCCTGACGAGGTAGACGAGCAAGAGGTTGTTTTTAACCAACGTCGATCCGCACTTTTCAAAAACATGCGCGTGGTGCGTATGCACGATGTCGAAACTGAAACCTTTGTGTATTTGACCTACAGCACCAAGCTGGTAGATGGTTCGCCTAAGAACGCAATTTCAGCGGTCAACTACGGTGAGTTTTAAGAAGGGTTAGCGGGGGTGTCCCAGCACCTGTGCCCAAAAGGTGGTATACCGCGAGTCAGCATTGTCGGCTTTTGCCATGCCCATCTCGGTGAAGGTGTCGTTCATCATATTGCTGCAATGGCTGGGGCTCTCTAACCAACCGTTAACCACGGCAGCGACAGATGTATGCCCAGCGGCAATATTTTCACCCACCGCTTGCCATGCGTACTCTTGTTGATTGACGCGTTGCTCAACCCCTGCGCCGTCAGGATCTGAATGGCTAACGTAGTCGTTTTTGGCCATATCGTTGGCGTGCATGGCGGCAGCGGCCTCCAGTTTACAGCTCCAGGTTAACGGGCTGGCTGCTGGAAATGATTGATCACCACATTGACGGGCGTTGTTTCGTGCCTCGTTCACCCGCGTTAGCATTTCCTGTTGCTGATCAGTCAGGCCACACTCGCTGTTAGCACTGTCACTGTTGGTACTGTCGCTATTAGTACTGTCGGCGCGGGAGTCATCATCGGCCCACGTTCCGCTGCCTATCAGCATCAGTGTTACCAGACTAAAAAGCGCCCAGTGGGTAGGGCGCTTTAAGGTGACGTTAGCCGCCGAATTTTTCATTTTCGCCCATGTTGGGGGTGGCATCTTTTTTCAGATTGGCTTTCGCGATTTCATAGAGCTGGAAGGCTTTGCTCTCTTTTGCTTTCCAGTGCTCGCCCATTTGCACGTCAATTTCTAGCAGTGCTACGTCAGGGTCGTCTTTACCTTCTGGAAACCAAGCGGCAATAAAGGGGTTCCAGTAGCGCTCAATCAGCTCGCGGTTATCGGTCAGGTTGGCTTTACCTGAAAGCGATACATAAACGCCATCTTCCTGGTCGGAGAAACTAAGGCAAACGTCGTGATCGCTTTCTGTTTCAAATACCTTTTCGGCGCTGCGTCGTGTGAAGAACCACAGCTTGCCATCATACTCGTCTTGCACTAGGTGCATGGGGCGCGCTCGTGGAACCTCGTTATCCAACGTCACCAACATACCTACTTTAATATCCTTGATCATCTTCCAGATTTTCTGCTTATGCTCCGGGCTGGACATAGCGTCACACTCCTTATGTTTTCAAGAACAACATGTTTTCAAGAACGACAGTTTCAAGATGCCGATTTTGATCCATCTTCGTTGACAAGAATTTATACCAAAGCTGTCTGAGGTGATTCGCTTTTTGTACAAATCCTGTTAGCAGCCTAGTCATCATTTTCGATGTCATCAAATATCTCTGCACTTTTTTATGTATATGTTAAAAATATATTTTGACGTTTTTTTTAAATGTAGATATTTTTGTTGGTCATTACGTTTGATACTGCCTATCTGAAAAATGAAAAAGCTGGCTCGGTAGTGCTTTCGGAAGTACAGGCAATGGCGTTGTAGTGAGTTCGTGGGAGGCGCGGCCAGCGTTCGAGAGCAAGCTCTAATGTCATGGCAAAAAGGAAAACAAGATGAGTAAGTTACCCGATATTTTGATACCTGACGCATTTATTGGCGGAGAGTGGTGCGGTGCTGAAAAGCGCTTTGCGGTCACTAACCCTGCAAATGGTGAGCTATTAGCAGAAGTTCCAGACCTGGATGCGGATGGTGCACGAGCAGCGGTTGCCGCAGCGGAGGCAGCAGGACCTGGCTGGAAAAAGCGTACAGCGAAAGAGCGTGCGACGCTGTTGCGCGCCTGGTTCGATGCCATCATGGCGCACCAAGAAGACTTGGCTCGGCTAATGACGTTGGAGCAGGGCAAGCCGCTGGCAGAATCCCGGGGTGAAGTGGCCTATGGCGCATCATTTGTCGAATTTTATGCCGAAGAGTCCAAGCGCATGGCAGGTGAAACCTTGCCGGGTCATGGTGTCGATAAACGCATTCTGGTGTTTCGCGAACCCATTGGCGTTGTGGCCGCTGTTACGCCCTGGAACTTCCCGCTGGCTATGATCACTCGTAAGTGCGCCCCCGCTTTAGCAGCAGGCTGTACGGTGGTGATCAAACCTGCAGAAGCAACGCCTCTAACGGCGTTGGCAGTGGCGCGCTTGGCTGAGCTCGCTGGCTTGCCCGCTGGGGTGATCAATGTGGTCACTGCCAGCCAGCCTGCACCGATAGGGGAGGTGCTAACCACCGATCCCCGCGTGCGTAAGTTCTCTTTCACAGGCTCCACACCTGTTGGTAAAAAGCTGCTCGCTCAATGTGCAGGTACGGTCAAAAAAGTATCGTTGGAGTTAGGTGGTAACGCACCTTTCATCGTGTTTGATGACGCCGACCTAGACGCCGCCGTTGAGGGTGCTGTTGCCTCCAAGTATCGCAATTCTGGCCAGACCTGCGTCTGTACGAACCGCTTCTTGGTTCAGAGTGGCGTTTACGACGTTTTTGTCGAAAAGCTGGCTAAGCGCGTGGCGCAACTGAACGTGGGCAATGGGCTGGATGAAGGCGTTATGCAAGGCCCGTTGATCAATCAGGCCGCAGTTGAAAAGGTCGAGTCCCACATTGCTGATGCGATGGAAAAGGGTGGGCGGTTGGTCTGTGGTGGCAAGCCTCACACGTTGGGCGGCACGTTCTTCGAGCCAACGATTATTGCTGATGTGACCGACAACATGCGGGTTGCCCGTGAAGAGACGTTTGGCCCCTTAGCGCCTGTGTTCCGTTTCGAGACGGATGACGAAGCCATTGCCATGGCGAATGCGACTGAGTTCGGGCTAGCAGCCTACTTTTATGCACGTGACTACCGCAGGATTTGGCACGTCATGGAAGGGCTGGAGTACGGCATGGTGGCGGTTAACGAAGGAATTCTGTCTACCGAGCTAGCGCCCTTTGGTGGGGTGAAAGAGTCCGGGCTGGGCCGTGAAGGCTCACGTCATGGCCTTGATGAATTTACCGAGTTGAAATACGTCTGTGTTGGCGGCCTGTAAGCGATTTTCACTAATTTAATAAGGAAAGCAGTAAATGAAAATGAGCAATGCACAGCTGAATGAGCTTAAACAAAAATATGTCGCTAATGGTGCCGCCAGCCCCGCAACCCAATTCGCTGACCGTGCTGAGAACGCGATTATCTGGGATGCGGATGGTAACCGTATTATTGATTTCGCGGGCGGTATTGGCGTGCTTAATATTGGCCATTGTCACCCGAAGGTAGTCGAGGCTGTTCGTGAGCAGTTAGGTCGAGTGATGCACACGTGCCAGACCGTCATTCCCTACGAAGGCTACGTTAAAGTGGCTGAGAAGCTCAGTCAGCTTACCCCTGTGCGCGGTCATGCCAAAGTCATGCTCGTCAACTCTGGGGCTGAAGCGCTAGAGAACGCTGTGAAGGTGGCCCGTGCCGCCACAGGTAAGAATAACGTCATCTGCTTTGATGGTGGCTACCATGGCCGTACGTTTATGACCATGGCCATGAACGGAAAAGTGGCGCCTTACTCGGCTGACTTCGGCAGCATGCCTGGCAATGTGTTCCGTGCGCCTTATCCGGTTCCTTTCCATGGGGTGAGTGAAGAAGACGCTCTTCGCGGCCTTAAAATGACCCTTAAGACCGATGCCAATCCGAAGGACACCGCCGCTATCGTCATTGAGCCTGTGTTGGGTGAAGGTGGGTTCTATCCTGCACCGGCCAGCTTCCTTAAAGCGGTGCGTGAAATTTGCGACGAGCACGGCATGCTGATGATTGTCGATGAGGTTCAGTCAGGTTTTGGCCGCACCGGCAAATTGTTTGCTATTGAACATAGTGGCGTTCAGCCGGATATCATTACCATGGCCAAAAGCATGGCGGGGGGCATGCCAATCTCCGCGCTGGTAGGTACGGCTGAGCATATGGATGCATCAGGCCCTAACTCTTTGGGTGGCACCTATTCGGGCAGCCCCGTTTCTTGCGCTGCTGTTTTAGCCGTGCTTGAAGTGCTGGAAGAGGAAAAAATTCTTGAGAAAAGCCAGGCCTTAGGAGAAGTGCTGGGGCAGCGTTTTACTCAGTGGCAGCAACGTTTTGCGTGTGTAGAAAATGTACGTCATTTAGGCTCTATGGCGGCATTGGATATTGTTTCAGCTGGCCAAGAACCGGATGCAGAACTGGCCGCAGCAATGTGTAAGCGCGCACGCGAGAAGGGTCTTATCCTGCTTTCGTGTGGGCTTTACGGTAATACAATCCGCTTCTTAATGCCGGTCACTATTGAAGACTCGATACTTGAAGAAGGCTTGGCGATTGTTGAAGCGTTGCTGGAAGAGCTTACGGCGTAGCGTCTGATGCTTGTGGGTTATTTAAGCCCTGATTTAAGTCCTTACATATGATGATAGAAGCCGGTGCAGCTAGTCTGCATCGGCTTTTTTATTTCTTATTGCACTGAGTTATTGAGTGCGCGGGGTTGAGCACATTCAAACAGGTGTTACAAATTGTGCTATGATTTTTACCCACTTTGCGAAATGCATACTCATGAATTCATCATTCTTCCCAGACGAAACGGCAGATGCCAAGGAAAACTTGGGTATTCGTGCCTATAAGCTACTTAAGATAGACATTATTAAAGGCATTTTTCAGCCTGACGAAAAATTGCGTATGAGTGTTCTTAAAGCGCGCTATGAACTGGGTATTGGTCCTCTGCGAGAAGCACTTTCCCAGCTTGTTGCTGAGCATTTAGTGGTGGCCATTAGCCAGCGTGGCTATCGTGTGGCACCCATGTCGCTCGCTGAGCTTAAAGATATTTATGATGCCCGTGCGCAGGTCGAAGCCATGATGTTGGGGCTTGCGATAGAGCGTGGCGATGATGCCTGGGAAGCCAATATTCTGGCAAAGTCTTATCAATTAGCAAAGCTGACAGAAATGAGCTCGTCAGAAGGGCTGTTAGATATTTGGGACAGACGGCATAGTGATTTTCACACTGCCATGGTAGCTGGCTGCAACTCCCCTCATTTGATGAAAGTGCGCGCTGGGCTATTTGATAAAGTTCAGCGCTACCGCTTTTTGTGGCTTAAGGAAACCGTGTTTTCTGCTCAGGCCCTTGAAGCAAAACGCCAAGAGCATGCCGCTTTAGTAGACGCCACGCTTGAGCGTCGGAAAGATAAAGCAGTGTCGTTGATGCACGAACACTTGATGTCCCCTGTGCCTATTATTACACAGGTGATGCGTCAACAAGGCGTGGCATAAGGCAAGGCAAAAGAAGGGATCGAAGAAAGAATAAAAGAAAAGGCCCTAATGATTAGGGCCTTTTGGGTTGAGTTTCTGTCTATAGCCGTTTGATACGTTTGTTTAGAACAGTAGGTTGGGTAGCCACAGCGCAATACTTGGAAATAGTACGATAAGAGCTAAACCAATTATTTGCAGAGCAACATAAGGCAGCGCCGAACGATAGATATCGACAATAGTAATAGACTTTGGTGCGACTGATCGCATATAGAACAGGTTATACCCAAAGGGTGGTGTCAGATAAGCGGATTGCATACTTATAATGAACAGCACCGCAAACCAGGTAGTATCGAACCCTAAGTCACGTACGATCGGCACATAAAGCGGAATCGTGATGAACAGGATCGCAAAGTCATCCAGAAACATGCCAAGCGCAAAAAAGCTAACCAGCATGATGATGATGACGGTATAGGGTGACAGCGCGAAGTCATCGATAAAATCACTGACGATCATACCTGCGCCCAAGCCCATATAAATACGGCTAAAGAACACCGCTGCAATGGCAATCCAAAGCAACATACCCGTTATTTTGGTCGTGCTGAGCATTGCGTAACGTAGAAGGCTCCAATTAAGCCGGCCCCTTAGCGCCGCAATAAGCATTGCACCGCCTGCCCCCACTGCTGAAGCTTCAGAAGGTGAGGTGACCCCTCCGATGATGCAGCCCAGTACGGCGGTGACCAAAAGGCCAGGAGCAATAACATGGCGTAAAGAGATCAGCTTTTCTTTGGCGCTAAAACGTTCTTCTACTGGCGCTGCGGGGCCTAAGGCAGGATTTATGCGGCAGCGTATCAATATATACGCCATGTAAATACCGGCCAGCATTAGGCCAGGTACTAAGCCCGCAGCAAATAGCTTTCCTACGGATTCGCGAGCAAGAAACGCATAGACAATCATTAAGATACTGGGTGGGATCAAAAAGCCTAGTGCGCCACCTGCCATGATAGTACCGGTGACAAGCCGCTTGTGATAACCGCGCTTAAGCATTGCTGGCAATGCAATGATCCCTAAGCTGACGGTAGCAGCCCCTGAAACACCCGCCATGGCAGCGATAAGGGCGCAAATAAGAATGGTGCCAATCCCAAGTCCGCCTGGAAGGCTCCCCATTAGCTTATGCATCATTTCGAAGAGATCATCTGTAATGCCGGAGCGTTCCAGTACCAATCCCATAAAGATGAAGAGCGGGAGGGCCACCAGGAGAAAGTTATCCATGGTGCTATATGCCGATGATAACAAGAAGTCCAAGCCCCCAGGACCAAACATCATGTAGGCACTTCCCATGCCCGATATCATCAATGCCCACGCTAGCGGAGCACCTATTGCCATTAGGACGATCATGGAGAGAAACATGATCGCCGTAATTATCATGGGGTCTAAATTTAACATAGGGATACCCTTTGCATAGCATACCCAGGAGGATGTGCCGGGGTGTGTCTCTTATTTTTCACGGTAAAGCCACGTTGAAATAGAGCGAGGGTTAAGCAGCACGATGTTTAAGCAGTCCGTTGTTCAAGCAGCGCTAGTAAACACAACGACTAAACGGGGCTTATAAACGGGGCTTATAAACTTGAGCTAAGTCTAGGCTTAAACAACGCCAGGCTGTCTTTAATCAGCGTCGCTAATGTCGTCTCGCGGATCGTCATAGGGAATGCCAAGTAAACGCACGATGGCCCGCACTAGCTCTGCTACGCTCTGAAGAATTAGAAATCCAACGGCGATTGGAATGGTCGCTTTTATCGGCCAGAGCGGTGGACGCCAGATGCTACGGTTGGAATACTCGCCGATTAGCCAGGAGCGGTGGGCGAATTCCACGGCCATAGTGAAAAATATGCTCAGCACCAAAATGCCTAGTGAAAACACAATCACGTCACAGAACGCTTGCGTGCGCATAGGCAGCAGGCGATAGATGACATCACTTCGCACATGGCTTTGGTGGCGGAGGGTATAGCTGCCAGCCAGGATACTCAGCGCACCGAAGAACATCGTCGCTAGTTCGTGCCCCCACACAGTGGGGGCATTGAGTATATAGCGAGCGACTACTTCATAGAGCAGTACACCGATAATACCTAGCGTCAGCCAGGCGGTGACTCGTCCGACCCAGTCGGAAAGCCCATCCTGAAAACGTAGATATCGGCTGATCTTACTCACTCAGTCGTCCTTGCGCTTTGGCGTTGTTGATTAAGATTTCAACGGCTTTTGCGTTTCGCTCAGAGCGGGCTGCCTCTTCTTCCCAAATTGGCAAGGATGCTTCGGCTAGACGTTGCGAGTCTTCTTCCGGCAGCGTGGCGAATTCAAACAGCTCACCTTCATCGATGATGCGTTGGTTGCCTTCTTCAAGCCAGTTGTGAACGTCGTCCAGATACTGAGCCAATTCATCTACCAAAATTTGCTGCTGTTCTTCGCTCATACGTTCCCAGGAGTTGGGATTGATGAACGCGTTTTCTGTCCAGCCTGGGTTGAGTAAGTTGATATCGGTGTAGTACCCCGCCACTTCATTAATTCGCAGCTGTTCGTACTCTACAGGGCCACCGTAAACGGCTCCGTCAATAACGCCAGTCGAGAGTGCTACGTAGAGCTCTTCACCGGGAATAAAGGCCGTTGGGATATCGAATTTTTCCAGCACCGTTGCAATGGAGCTGGTTGCGCGGATGCGCATGCTGGATAGATCTTCCAGACTAGTGACAGGCTCTCGGGTGACTAAGCCATAATCGCTACCAAAGCCACGGCCAATCAGTTTGACGCCTTGTTCTGCGTAAGCTTCAGCGATGAGTTCATCAAGACCTTGATTGGCAAATATGTCACGAGCTTCTTCAACGTTTACCCAAGCTCCAGGGAGACCCCCTTCGATAGTGCCGATGCCAACGGTGCCAGGCCAATAGCTACCAACACCGTGGCCGATATCGATGCTCCCACGGGCTACGGCTTCGACAAACTGATCGCTGCTAACCAGCTCGCCACCACGGAAGAATTGTATGTTGATGGTGCCATCACTTGCTTCACTTACCCGGTCCCGCAAGTCAGCTGCTATATGATCAACTTCGGTGCCATAAAACGTATGCATGCGTAAACGAACAGTATCTGCATAGAGCGCTTGGCTAGCCATGATGGAAGCGGCGATGGAGGTCGCAAGAGCGCATTTCACGGATGTTGAGAGCTTCATAAAACCTCTTTGTTGGTAGCGTTTAGAGTTATAGAGGGCATCAATGTTTCTATTTCGAAACGATGTTGCACCTCCAGTTTAATCACACGCGCGGTGGTCATGCCATAAAAAATTTCTATAAAATCGTCTAACATCAACATTTTTACGATACGTTGATTAACAGTTAACCAGGTATTATTCGTGTCGCGACATGATTTTTAATATTTTTTTCAAAGAGTTAGTGTTTTAAAAAGCAAGTATTGTTGGCCAAGCTCATGCTCGAAACGTTGATAAAAGGTGTAGCCAACCACTCGTTGAGTCTGTTATTGGCCAAATCTTAGGTTAGACGGCACTTGAGATGGCGCTTGAGACGTCACTTGATGCATGGTTAAAGTAATCTTAGCTTAAGTATTTGGAAGCACGCTAGAGAAGGGGACTTGCGTCAGTTTATTGCGTCCTAGTACTGCTTTTTTTAATAAACGCGGCACGCGCTATCGTTAAGAATTGTTAGGGCAGGTTAGTGTGAGCAGTGGGTTTTTAACAATGAAAACTAATCAAGGATTTGATAATGAAATATCCACTAACCCTGTTAGCTGCCGCTGTTGCTGCCACCGTTACCACTACAAGCTATGCGGCGCCGTTGCTTAGCGACCAGGCATTGCTGGTTGATAGCCCTGAGCACTTGAGTGCCAATGCCTGGGTGGAAATCTCGCAATCGGCTTTTGAAGGGAACGTTCGTGGTGTTCAGGAACTGCTGGGCGAAGAAGCGGACCTTTGCGCCATTATGAAGGCCGATGCTTATGGTCATGGCATTGCTAATTTAATGCCTTCCGTGATCGCGTTAGGCATTCCTTGTATTGGTGTGGCAAGTAATGAAGAAGCCCGCGTTGTTAGGGCGGCTGGCTTCGATGGACGTTTAATGCGCGTCCGTAGTGCGACACCTGAAGAGGTGCGCGGCGCATTCGATTACGACATGGAAGAGCTGTTCGGGGATATAACAGCCGCGCGCCAAGCGGCCAGCGATGCGGCTGAGGCAGGAGTGACACTGCGCTATCATTTAGGCCTGAATGCGGGCGGCATGGGGCGTAATGGTATGGCGCTTGATAGTGAAGCAGGTCGCCAGGAAGCCTTAGAGCTGCAAGGCTTAGCATCGTTGGAATTGGTGGGCATCATGACCCACTTTGCCTTTGAGGATGAGGACTTTGTCCGCCAAGGGTTGGAAGTATTTCACGAGCAAAGTGATTGGTTAATCGAGACCGCAAACCTGGACCGTGATGGGTTAATTCTTCATGCCGCCAACTCGTTTGCCACCATGGAAGTGCCTGAAGCACGCCTTGATATGGTGCGTCCGGGTGGCTTGCTCTATGGAGATCTACCCCATTATGAGCAGTTCAAGCCAGTAATGTCGTTTCGCACGCGGGTAGCGTCTGTCAACGATTACGCGCAAGGCAGCGGGGTTGGTTACGATAACGTGAGGGTGTTGGAGCGCGATAGCTTATTGGCGAATTTGCCAGTTGGTTATTCTGATGGCTATCGGCGTGTTTTCACAGACGCCGCCTTTGTTCTGGTCAACGGTGAGCGAGTACCGGTCATGGGTAAAGTGTCAATGAACACGACCATGGTCGATGTTACGGATGTGGAGGGAGTTGCGCCGGGTGATGAAGTGGTGCTTTACGGGCTCCAGGGCGAGGAGCGAATCACGATTGGTGAACTTGAAGACCTCAATGGTGCGTTACTCGCCGACCTTTATACGGTATGGGGAAACTCCAACCCGAAGGTGTTGCGTCCAAGTGATAGCGATATGAATAGCAATAACGAGTAATTACCGCTAATAAAGACAGTGATGTACTAGCGTTTATTGACGAAACTACCCCGCTCATTCGAGCGGGGTAGTTTGGTTTTGGGGGAAAGTCATTGCTGTAAAAATATGGGGTTGCGCGTCATAGGATCATGGCGGCTATCCACCCAAAGGCAATCAGCGGGATGTTGTAGTGCAAGAAGGTCGGTACAACGCTGTCCCAGATATGGTCGTGCTGGCCGTCAGCATTGAGACCGGCGGTCGGGCCAAGCGTCGAATCGGAGGCGGGTGAGCCTGCATCGCCCAAGGCGGCCGCGGTACCTACCAGCGCGACGGTGGCCAGCGGTGAAAAGCCAAAATTCAGCGCAAGCGGTACGTAAAGTGAGGCGATGATGGGAATCGTCGAGAAAGAAGAGCCGATACCCATGGTAATGAAAAGGCCCACAAGCAGCATAATTAGCGCTGCCAAGCCTTTGTTATCACCAATTATTTCTGTGGAGCTGCTTACTAGCGCTTCAACCTCTCCACTGGCCTGCATCACACTGGCAAATCCCGCTGCGGTAATCATAATGAACCCGACCAGGGCCATCATGCGCATACCTTCGGTAAAAATGCCGTCCTGTTCGTGCCAGCGGAAAACGCCACTTAGTGAAAGCAGAGCAAAGCCAAAGATACCACCCAGCACCATCGAACCGGTGTAGAGCTGAACGACCACGGTTCCAACCAGTGCTATCGCCAGCACGGCTTTTTGCCAACCTTTCAAATGCTGGGCTGCTTCTGCTGGGGTTTCATTACCCTTGGCAAGGTCGCGGTCTTGGTAGTTACGCCCTTTGCGATAGCTAAACAATACCGCTACGGCCAGGCCTAATGCCATGCCTCCAATAGGTATCACCATCGCCATGGGCACCATCTGGCGGGTGATTTCCAATCCAAATTCGGCACCGCTTTCATTCAGGTTGGTGAGCAAAATGTCGTTCAGAAAGATAGCGCCGAAGCCCACTGGTAACAGCATATAGGGGGCAGTAATACCGAAGGTAATTACGCAGGCCACCAGGCGGCGGTCGAGCTGAAGGTGGTTCATCAGTTTCAGTAACGGTGGTACCAGCACAGGAATGAAGGCAATG
This genomic window from Halomonas sp. TD01 contains:
- the dctP gene encoding TRAP transporter substrate-binding protein DctP; the encoded protein is MKLSTSVKCALATSIAASIMASQALYADTVRLRMHTFYGTEVDHIAADLRDRVSEASDGTINIQFFRGGELVSSDQFVEAVARGSIDIGHGVGSYWPGTVGIGTIEGGLPGAWVNVEEARDIFANQGLDELIAEAYAEQGVKLIGRGFGSDYGLVTREPVTSLEDLSSMRIRATSSIATVLEKFDIPTAFIPGEELYVALSTGVIDGAVYGGPVEYEQLRINEVAGYYTDINLLNPGWTENAFINPNSWERMSEEQQQILVDELAQYLDDVHNWLEEGNQRIIDEGELFEFATLPEEDSQRLAEASLPIWEEEAARSERNAKAVEILINNAKAQGRLSE
- the alr gene encoding alanine racemase codes for the protein MKYPLTLLAAAVAATVTTTSYAAPLLSDQALLVDSPEHLSANAWVEISQSAFEGNVRGVQELLGEEADLCAIMKADAYGHGIANLMPSVIALGIPCIGVASNEEARVVRAAGFDGRLMRVRSATPEEVRGAFDYDMEELFGDITAARQAASDAAEAGVTLRYHLGLNAGGMGRNGMALDSEAGRQEALELQGLASLELVGIMTHFAFEDEDFVRQGLEVFHEQSDWLIETANLDRDGLILHAANSFATMEVPEARLDMVRPGGLLYGDLPHYEQFKPVMSFRTRVASVNDYAQGSGVGYDNVRVLERDSLLANLPVGYSDGYRRVFTDAAFVLVNGERVPVMGKVSMNTTMVDVTDVEGVAPGDEVVLYGLQGEERITIGELEDLNGALLADLYTVWGNSNPKVLRPSDSDMNSNNE
- a CDS encoding Na+/H+ antiporter family protein — encoded protein: MNAIVLAILVMVSLSLARVSVVFALIVATLVGGLYAGMPVNAILDAFNDGLGNGATVALAYAVLGAFAVALSRSGITEVMANRAIARFHVDDSGSSRRMVTYTLLAALLAAAVSSQNLIPVHIAFIPVLVPPLLKLMNHLQLDRRLVACVITFGITAPYMLLPVGFGAIFLNDILLTNLNESGAEFGLEITRQMVPMAMVIPIGGMALGLAVAVLFSYRKGRNYQDRDLAKGNETPAEAAQHLKGWQKAVLAIALVGTVVVQLYTGSMVLGGIFGFALLSLSGVFRWHEQDGIFTEGMRMMALVGFIMITAAGFASVMQASGEVEALVSSSTEIIGDNKGLAALIMLLVGLFITMGIGSSFSTIPIIASLYVPLALNFGFSPLATVALVGTAAALGDAGSPASDSTLGPTAGLNADGQHDHIWDSVVPTFLHYNIPLIAFGWIAAMIL